Within Gasterosteus aculeatus chromosome Y, fGasAcu3.hap1.1, whole genome shotgun sequence, the genomic segment taaacaaaccaaatgaTGAGCTTTTCAGTTTCTACACGTAATGGTCGAACACTGTTGGTTTTAGTGAATACcaattttattcttttatttgtaattgttCTATATTTGCCATACTCTGATGGATATGATGATGTCTGACGGTCACGATATTGAAGCTGTCCCCTACCGACGCACTGCTGCTTCTCTTTCACTATGTTGGTTGGGACTTTCCTTTCTATGCAGAAATGGTCTGGTCTAGATTTTCTCTGCCTTTTATAAGTGCGCACATGTtgggtcttgtgtgtgtgtgtgtttttttctcctggcCTGCATTCATCCTGTACATGTATGAACATGCGAGTCCCATGATCCAGCTGTGTGAGAGGGGCTGCAGGGTTGTTTTTGAGCTCCACCGAGGAGGTTTCTTAAAGGTCAAaactccccaacccccccccggaGTCGTCATCCTGTTTCCCTGGTTACGTTGCTCCGCACGCAACAAACTCGAAACAAAGTGTCACTAGGCTGTTGGCCTTTTACCATCATTTCAATGGTCACACATGTAGGGTTTCGTGCTTATCTTGTGTTGCTACAGTGGTGACACTGGGTTTGATTATTGCCCTTTTTTGTTCTCCTGTTTCCCATCCTTCCTCTAGTCTCCTCTCCGCAACTTGGCTGTCGGTCAGGAGAAGGCGAGAGGAATGAGAGAGCAGGAATTTGTAATGTTAATGAAAGCCATCTGGTTTCTatctctcctttctctttccttttacCTCCTCAGATGGTCTCTTTCCCGTTATtacaggtgaggggggggggggggggggggggatatcaCAACAGCTGTAACTGTCATTCGTTTTAATACACCATCCAACGCACACACTCAAAATCAGACGCGTGGGACCCACAAAGCGGAGCTGAACCCTGGCTTTTCTTCGTCGCAGGCTTGGCTTCGTCAATTCGGCTACCTGTCTCAGGCGAGCGGTCAGATGTCCACCATGCAGTCGGCTCAGATTCTGTCCAAAGCTATCAGCGACATGCAGCGCGTCTACGGCCTAGATGTGACGGGGCAGATGGACCCTGCTACTGTTGCGTAAGCATTTTATTGTTTCGCCACACTATCAACACAAGCTgactcatttgcatttttatgaaTAAAGTTTCTATTTTTCCACGCATTATACATGTAATTATAGATGACCGCACATTTCCATTTGTCCTCTGTGAATTCCGGGCCAACAGACCTCAACTCGACAAACCAAGCTTCGTGAAACAATTTGTTTCAGAGCACTGGCTTTTTGCCATCACATAATAACATTGTCCGATTAATGTGTTTGTATAACCAGGGCCTTCTGAAACAATGCCAGgttgaattgtttttctttgctcagAAGGTTTGGATTACAGTTTAATTAGCTTATATCACGTCTTGACTAATGAGACTATTGTTTCGTATCTTCGCATTTAGCTGAGAACCAGATTCAAGGTATTATCAGACctctgggttagggttagggttatttgACCTCTGCTCTCAGAGCAGTCACTGTGTGTGAAGAGAGAGTCTTTTTTGAGAGAACTAGATGAGAGGATTGATCCAACTGTGTAACTGAAACTACAACAGCAGGAgcgggttagcttagcataaagacattCTTTGatgcttttgaaaaatgttaCTAAATCAACACCTCACAAATCAACACATAATATTTCATTGGTTTAATCTGTACAacctttatttttcctttggcTGTTTCCCTTTCTTTCCATCCTTCTcattaagctaagctaacaggctgGAGCCTTATACTTTGAATAGGTCGATAGATATGAGACTAATGCTGCAGAGTGGTTTTGCTGCCAGCTGTttataaggtgtgtgtgtgtgtgtgtgtgtgtgtgtgtgtgtgtgtgtgtgtgtgtgtgtgtgtgtgtgtagggccATGCGTCGGCCTCGCTGTGGCCTCCCAGACAGAAATCTGGAGAGGATGCATGGTGGCACGAGGAAAGAACGCTACGCTCTCACTGGACAGCAGTGGGGAAAAGATCACATCACCTACAGGTTCATAGCATTGAGAAACGGCAAAGCTGAACGTTTCTCGATTCTAACGTGCTTTTACCTTCCGGCTCCAGCATCATGAACCAGCAAATCCCCTCCTCTCTGGGCGAGGAGCGGACCTACAATGCCATCCGCAAGGCCTTTGACGCGTGGAGGCGGGTCACGCCGCTCACCTTTGAGGAGTTACCTGCTGAAAACCGCATCAGCATCAACATCAGCCAGGCAGAGCTGGCTGACGTCCTGTTGTTGTTTGCGtctggtttccatggtgacatGTCTTTGTTTGATGGCGAAGGAGGGTCGCTGGCCCACGCCTACTACCCCGGACCAGGGATCGGTGGGGATACGCACTTTGATGCCGATGAGCCTTGGACGCTAGAAAACCAAAACCCACAAGGTTAGTGGGGCGGATTTCTTGTGGGAATTGAACCTGTGGCGTTCTGGTAGCCGCATTGTCTCTCTAGCCGTTATCTTCTCATGTGTGGTCTGGTCCACTGGGCTGGATTTAATGCCATAATAACAACATATAACCACTGACTATTCTGTTAATTTGAATGTTTCTTGGGTTCTAGGTAAACACCATCGTCAAAGCGTTGATATGAAACAATGTGTTGAAACAGCTCATATTGCGAGATTCAGAAATGTAGCAGGTTTAACAGCAACATGCATTAATGAAAAGTGATTCCTCTTTGGTTCagttctgtttatttattatagtGAGTATCAGTGTTTCCTCTGTTTGATCCCCTGTAATGTTTTTCTGAGGTAAGGGGCTTCTTTTTGTTAGTGAATTGATGCTGGTAGTTTTACAAAAGCAACAGATTAATGAAATATGCACAGTAAGtgacgtttttttttgcatgtggtGTGCAACACAACTCCAATCTACATGCATCTACTATGTTCTATGGGTTGCATTCACTCCTCTGGTGCTTGTTATTTACACACATACCTCTGACAAGTGTGgacccactgtgtgtgtgcctgcaggtATAGACCTGTTCCTGGTGGCGGTCCATGAGCTCGGCCATGCTTTGGGCCTGGAGCACTCCGATAACCCCAATGCCATAATGGCTCCGTTCTACAAGTGGATTGACACACACAACTTCACCCTCCATGACGATGACATCAGAGGAATACAGTACCTATACGGTAAGGAGCACTCACTCTGCTGAAGTTTAAACccacaatatttattttctttagagTCAACACCAGCAGAATTTGCACTGAACCACTTGAGACCCAGTGAGTCATTTCATTTAGTGTTCTACACCAGATACTTATTTCATTTCCTAGAGACGTAGCACTGACCCAACCAGCAGGGACACAATACACATGTGTAAAACCACTGTGAGGGTTGAAGTGCAGAATGTCTGTTGTAATTTGTCAGTATATCAGACTATCACATCGAGACACTTTGATCCAACTCCACGTATTCATCCGGGAAACATGGCTGAACAGCATGTAAAGCATGCCGGGATGATGTTCTCATGCGTTTCCTGTGTGAATAGAGGGCATTGTTTATTGACAGATGAcatctttgtgtgcgtgtgcacatgttGGTTAGAGAAAGGCCTTGTGTGTAGATGTCGGTCTCTTTCTGCTTTGGCCTTAAGAGATGTAATTAAAGGTGAAAACTCTAATTTTTGTCTTACATCGAAGATGTGTTACAGACATTGTTTACACTGAATGACTGAATGACAATGTATTTTGTTACTTTTGTCTTGTCCGGGAAACATCTCTGAAATCAATCAGCAgaacaaaaaatagaaaatgaattGGCGAGTTGAGTTTTTACAAACAGGAAAAATCTTAAATGTTTGGACTGAAATTACATAGTGATCCTTTTATGAAACAGATCGAAATGACTGTTTTAGAGAGAAGAACACAGAATCCACTTTGTTGGCAGGAATAAACATACAAGTTCTTTGTAGAGGTTTCTATGCCTAAACTATTGAGCTGAGAGACATAAAGTCTCaacagtaaaacacatttacttATCTACAAATCAACTTGGGAATAAGTAATAAGTAAGTAATTCCAAGTGTTTAACGGCTTTACATTTTAGGAGAACAATGTTGCTTTAGGTCTGTGTCTTGATGTCCAGCATGAAGCATTTCCCAAAAAGGAAGATTTGAAATGATCAGCTGTACAACCTTtttatatctttcttttttggcTTTTTTGCTTCACTCTAATCTCCCATTTTTGACTGTAGTAAGCAGCTGTTTTAGCTAATCAACTTTAACAACCAACTACGACGCTACCTGCAGAGCACCAAGCGGCAGACAAGACGATTATCTCCATGTACAGTCTGGTAAAAGTCCAAAGTCTTGAATTGACAAAATCATTCTTTATTGACGAAGACGAAAACCACCAACTACTCGGCCGGTAGACTAAGAAGGGACCCGCTCAGAGGCACTGGGCCGACGGGTTGGTAAACACCCCTTTGCCATGTTGAATGCTGCTTttaagacacaaaaaaacacttcacagATTCTATTGCCGTTTAAAACGCAGCAGGTGGTGTATTTCTGCACGCGCCGCGTCGCTGGCCAACATCGTCCCTCATATATTCCTAGCAGTATTTTTGGCTCTGTGTAATTCAATACGTCTTCAAGTCCATCAGCTGTCCCTACATATTACATAACgctctgtatctgtgtgttttcctcccttAGCAACCagctgggttgttttttttctctccaaagaacagcagcacaAGTCGCAGTCAATCGAGTGTGCTCATAGCTGCTCGACATGATGGAAAATAAGGTTTTCTTTGACATTGTGAGGACAACGGAGGAGAGCATGAAATATACCACTGGGGTTTATTGCCACACAGACAGGCTGGGGGAATTATGTTATTTCAAAGGGAacttgtttttgcattttacttTAAAGTATGAGGAGGGGGGAAATAGCCTTTTAAATGTGGACGTTTGTTAGCCGCCTCTCCATCTTTTATTTCCCAGGCCCCCCCCTGCTCGGCGACGCTCCACCGACCTCTCCTCCGGTCCTCGACGACGAACCCAGACACGACTCCCCCagctccccttctcctcctgaaGATGGACCCGACCCAACTCCTCCCAGGCTCCCCCCACCCGATtcccccggcccgaccgacggCATTCCCGATCCCCCGGAGCCGAGTCCCAGTTCTACCTCACCCACGCCCTCCCCCACCGACTCACAGCCCCAACCCGTAACCCCACCTATTAGAAAGgatgtccccctccctcctcctcctcctccgtctcctcctcggccCCCTGCCCCTCCCCGACCCCCCAAGCTGCCGGACAACCAGGCCCCCGACATCTGTGACGGGGACTTTGATACGGTGACCGTGTTGAGAGGGGAGATGTTTGTCTTCAAGGTGAGAAGTGAGGAGTTATTGCTCATGCTTGGTGCCACATGATATGGATCATGTTGAGTGTCACTGGTGTTTTTAACCCCAAACACCACCCTGCTCAGGGTCAAAACAGCGTTCCAGTCATGCAAGCAGAACATTCTGACAAAAAATACGGTGATTTTGCCTGCACAGGGTCGCTGGTTCTGGCGCGTGCAGAGGAACCGGGTCCTGGATAACTACCCCATGCCGATATCTGTGTTCTGGAACGGCCTGCCTAGTGACATTGACGCGGCCTACGAGCGCCACGATGGCAAATTTGTCTTCTTTAAAGGTATGCGAAAACCGTTAAATCCCAATAAAACGTGTCGCCTTCCAAACACAGCATCAAAACCTTCTTACAAGACCATGAGTTTTAATAGCTGTTAATAATTAATAGCTCAGCACAGCTATAACTCGGTATCTGGCAGAACAACCCACTGAAACTGTGGAAGTTATGTTAACAAGAAAATGATTTCCTGTTTAAACATTTGGGGAAAACGGCCGCAGATGGAGACTGATGAGTCTGCGTGTCTTTGCATCTTTGTTTAACTGCAGAGTTCATAATCGTATTTTAGTGTTTTGCATCTATGTTGAATGGGGCTTGTGCAGCGTGGCGGCTGTCGAAAGTCCAGAATGTGTCTCTCACTCCAGCTGAGTGCCAGAAGGCCTAATGAGAGTGGTGGAGGATTACATCAGCCTTTACAGCTCACTGCTCCAGATGTTCACAGGAGCTGAGCTGAGCCTTCAGAATCAGGTCTAACAGTGATTTGTCCTCCTCACAGATAATTTTTTTATTCCCCATTAAAGGAGTTTTCGGGgagtttattttgtaaattcAATCGAGGGTTGATATAAAAAGAAGGAATGAAGACATCGGAAAACACACacgagagagtgtgtgtttccgatgtcttcattccttttttttttcacttggaAGTGTTATGCCACCCGTTTCTACCTCTTGTGTCCAGGTAAGAAACATTTAATCTTCTTGCCCCTGCAGATGATAGATTCTGGGTGTTCAGGGAGGCCGACGTGCTGCCCGAATACCCGCAGCCATTACACCAGTACGGACAAGGAGTTCCCGCTCATAAGATCGACACAGCAATCTGGTGGGAGCCCAACGAGTACACATACTTCTTCAGCGGAGACAGGTACACTATGCTACATAGCGAATGAAAGACAATCGCTAGAAGAATCTCTTTTGTCACCTTCACCTCTACAACTTTCTATTGCTCTCTATATCTAAAAAGGGGTTTTGATCAATGTATGAAACTCTATGCACACATCTCGCTGTCTGTGTGCAGATACTGGCGATACGACGAGGAGACCCGCACCACGGACCGGGACTTTCCCAAGCCAATCAACAGATGGGGCAGGATCCCTTCGTCACCTAAGGGGGTGTTCCTCAGCGATGACGGCGGTACATATCGACTTTCGATTAAGCGAATGCGTCCTTCATTTGGAGTAAAAAGGCCACTTctgtttatttgaatcaaatcaGACGCCAAACATTTACCGTGTCACATGTCACCGCGTTGACAGCAGGGGAGTAACACCATTtagtgaggagggggaggcgggggggaagATGACATTTtatgctgcagcagagagaagggTGAGGGAATGAAGAGAGGAATGAGAGCTCTGGTTTGAGAGTTGGCACATCGCTCCTTTGGAAATTAGATTTGTGGCAGAGCTGCTCTGAATGCACTCTGCAACAAGtaacgtctcctctccaccctgAATGTCTCTGCAAGTCTGGTTTGCACTACAAAGCTGCACTTACTCCTGGAAATGGACCCAAGAGGAgtgtttttacttatttttgcaCCGTGTTGCCAAATCGTAACGCATGCCATTGGTTTAGTTTTCTGATAACCCTTTTAGGTGTTACTAAACTAGTCCTTGACAAAACTGACATTTTATTGAGATGTAGCCTAGCAATATGAAGGGTGATGTAATGAGACATTCATCTCCTCTCTTTACAGTAAATACAAAGCTACAGGCAGGCGATgccttagcataaagactggaaagaaAGCAAAGCGGCCAGCTCGGGTCGGCCTGAATGCGTCATCTAAATATCCCATCTAACCCTCCCCCTATATAAGTGGAGAGCCGAGACACCAAATATCAAAACTGTATAAATTCTACAGTATACAACATTATCCATTGactttcattctttcttttctttgaatccTCCTCTCATGCAGCTCACACCTACTTCTACAAAGGCACCAATTATTGGAGGTTTGACAATCGCAGGACGGAAGCGGAGAAAGGCTACCCTCGCTCCTTCCTGAGGGATTTCGTGGGATGTGTGGCAGCCGCCCACCCGCAGCCTGATACGGACACCGAGCAGGGACCCAAATACAAACCAGTCAACCCGTCAGACCGAGGCAACGACGAGCACGAAGAGCCCGACGGGGCCGGAGACAAGAACGAGAACCCGTCCTCCCGACCTGACGgcgcggaggaagaggaggaggataaagagGTGAACGTGGTGGTGACGGTGGCCGACAACGGATCAAAGGTCATGACTCTGATCATGGTGATTGTGCCTCTGGTCCTCATCCTGTGCGTCCTCGTCCTGATCTACACCATCCTCAGGAACAAAGAGACCCCGGGGGCCTTGGTGCACTGCAAACGTTCGTTGCAGGACTGGGTGTGAAGCGCAGaacagggggggcggggggggggggggtgcgcggTATTCGACATTCGCAGTCGTTACAGGCGTCTAAATTTGTACTAATGGCTCTGACGCGGTAGTTTAAGTCTACAAAAGCAGAGGATGAGTCACCGTTTGGGGCCCCGTTTATTGTCAGAGCTTTTATCGCTGATGTGAAAGATGTAGGTGCCTGTGGAGCGGCAGCGTACGTTTCCTTCTACTGGCTCTTGAAGTTCTTGTGCTTTGTGCCTTCAAAATGTCTTAAAGGGTacttatatatttctttaaagaaaaaaaaaatcaatcacagctttaaaaaacaaaagatgtagCAGCCACCAGATGTTTACTGAAGAAGACGCACGACACTTTTCTATTCAGAGGGGAGGGACCAGTAATTTAGTCGTTGTATGAATGCAGACCAAGTCTGCACACAGAAGCACACGCACTGTACATAGACACAAACATGTGTCCTTACGGCTAGAGAATGAATTATTCAAATACACTCATTGATATGAACAAGTCTTCAATACGCTCGACTACGGTGCCTCAACAAATTCTAACTTGATTCTTTGTTTGGATCACATCATTTGCTCTTTTGATTCAGTTTTGCTGAGGGGGCGTTATTGCAGATGCgcttgtgtgtccttgtgtttgAAGCACACTGACACCAGCAGAAGAAGGCCGGCGCAGGAATGTCAGACAGCTGTGTGCGTCCGTGACCGGCCACCTCCCACTGAGCCCATTATGTCGGACACGCACCAGCATCACATGATCTCAACTCCCAACTCTCCCTGCacatgtgcagacacacacacacccacacgcacacactaagaCATAGAGACCACTTACCCAAACAAAGGCACATAGTttttgcacacagacacaaaggctccagccccccaaaacccccctcccaccacagcCTGATGTGAGCACCACTAAAACAGCGTCCCAGTGGAGACGCCCGGGGCCACGGCTTGGATGAAATACAACAGAGGGGCATTTGTACACACTTAACCAGAAGATTTGAAAAGTGCTGTGATGTTTTACAAATGATCTCTCAGCTTTTTTGCTTTGCAGCAGCGGGTCCGGCTCTGGTTTCCATTAAGCCCACATGCCGCTGATTTATTAGTGTCAGGCATGAGCGGAGAGAGGGGCGTTGTGGAAAATGCAAGAAGAAGGAGGTATAAAATATAACAgtggggggaaaagggggaaatgagagagaatgagatgacaagagaaagaaagaagccgGTGGAGGCGGTGAGTGAGGAAGGGGAGACGGAGAGCTGTGCCAAAAtttcctttccagtttttgtttttttaaggaagaggaggagcaagggaaaaagggaggACGGATGTTTGGGAGGAATAGCGCTGGCGTTGCGCCTCTTGACCTAGATTAGGACACTAAATCCACGCCTGCCTTtcaaatgttcttgtttttgcTGGGTTTATTTGTCATGAGCTGTAATCAACGTCCTCTGCGACCCCCTTCGCTCTCCAttatctctccttctctctcattaTTCTCTCGTGTCACCGTTCTGCTTCTGGCTTTGTCTCATTGCTGTAGCTCTCTGCAGTAATTCACTCAGATGTATTCACTTTATAATGCACAGAAACATCTACAGAAAAGGTTAATTTAGTCTTCCTTTatcaatttgtttgttttgttgttgtaaagtCACTATTGACATACTAACCATTACATTTTACTTGTGTCTTCCCATTGTCCCCATGTTTGCTTTTTACCATTATTGTGCCTTTTTTCTGTGAATTATgagatggctttttttttttactataaaaATCACGaggggacatttaaaaaaaatgtgttcccttttcttttttaaatcgtATTACTTGTAGTTttgaaaattgtatttttgcTCTAGTTTTCTGTATGGACAGTATCTGAGATAATCGCAACGTTGATCCATGCAGGGCATGTTCTGTAAGGCCTGTGCACTCCTCTGTAGAGTACATTCaagttttcacaataaaacgtaCAAGTAAAAGCAACACAAGTCGTCTTTGCTGCAGTGTTTGGCCTTTTGTTATTGTAACTGTACACCTTCAGTGAGATGTGTAAATGGCCAGTACAAGGAGTTAATTCTACTTTTGGCCGCAAGATGGGGTGTCTGCTTCAaacatgttgaaaacaaaatcgTAATAAAGTTCCgcataacacaaaaacacaatgataactaattaaagttaaaacatgcTGGAATGCAGAATTCATCCAGTCTGTGAACTACTAATTACAATCTGGAGGTAATTGTACTTGTTGAGCAATTTCCATTTAATGCTACTTGATACTCCatctaaattgtttttaaaagcagttcatatttttttttactttatgcaATTGGCCCCCCTCTGGCTCGAATGATCAATTGTTGTGGTTCTAATGTTCAACTGGAGCCAAGAACTTTTattgatggaaaataataaattgcCTGAAACAGACACGTTGACTAATTTACTAGTAATagtatgtttgtgtatgtgagagCACCTTCCTGAATGTCTTTATTTCAAAGATGATCAGGATTAGCTTCCATTACAGATCATCCGCTACAGCTTTACCTCCGCtttctcttttgtctcttcTCTGCGTTACGTCCCTGATGGCAATTCTCTCCTTACATTGCAGTTTGTTGTTAGTTTTAATCTGTTGTACAGTAAATTAAACATCAACATATATAGACGAAAATGAATAGTGCAAATTAACTTTGGTTTCCTGAAAAGTTTCCCCATAATTAGAAATTGTTTGCACACATTTAGCTTCACTGTGTCCATTTCCCTGACTGTGTCCCAACTGCCCCGGTCTCCTGTCTCATCCAGATGCTCAATTAGGATTGAGGCCACATTGGTGGCGCCCGTAGGT encodes:
- the LOC120812492 gene encoding matrix metalloproteinase-15-like isoform X1, with protein sequence MAPKQPWTRILITLSSLFSVAVCSTAAADALQEEEALNAEAWLRQFGYLSQASGQMSTMQSAQILSKAISDMQRVYGLDVTGQMDPATVAAMRRPRCGLPDRNLERMHGGTRKERYALTGQQWGKDHITYSIMNQQIPSSLGEERTYNAIRKAFDAWRRVTPLTFEELPAENRISINISQAELADVLLLFASGFHGDMSLFDGEGGSLAHAYYPGPGIGGDTHFDADEPWTLENQNPQGIDLFLVAVHELGHALGLEHSDNPNAIMAPFYKWIDTHNFTLHDDDIRGIQYLYGPPLLGDAPPTSPPVLDDEPRHDSPSSPSPPEDGPDPTPPRLPPPDSPGPTDGIPDPPEPSPSSTSPTPSPTDSQPQPVTPPIRKDVPLPPPPPPSPPRPPAPPRPPKLPDNQAPDICDGDFDTVTVLRGEMFVFKGRWFWRVQRNRVLDNYPMPISVFWNGLPSDIDAAYERHDGKFVFFKDDRFWVFREADVLPEYPQPLHQYGQGVPAHKIDTAIWWEPNEYTYFFSGDRYWRYDEETRTTDRDFPKPINRWGRIPSSPKGVFLSDDGAHTYFYKGTNYWRFDNRRTEAEKGYPRSFLRDFVGCVAAAHPQPDTDTEQGPKYKPVNPSDRGNDEHEEPDGAGDKNENPSSRPDGAEEEEEDKEVNVVVTVADNGSKVMTLIMVIVPLVLILCVLVLIYTILRNKETPGALVHCKRSLQDWV
- the LOC120812492 gene encoding matrix metalloproteinase-15-like isoform X2 — encoded protein: MAPKQPWTRILITLSSLFSVAVCSTAAADALQEEEALNAEMVSFPLLQAWLRQFGYLSQASGQMSTMQSAQILSKAISDMQRVYGLDVTGQMDPATVAAMRRPRCGLPDRNLERMHGGTRKERYALTGQQWGKDHITYSIMNQQIPSSLGEERTYNAIRKAFDAWRRVTPLTFEELPAENRISINISQAELADVLLLFASGFHGDMSLFDGEGGSLAHAYYPGPGIGGDTHFDADEPWTLENQNPQGIDLFLVAVHELGHALGLEHSDNPNAIMAPFYKWIDTHNFTLHDDDIRGIQYLYGPPLLGDAPPTSPPVLDDEPRHDSPSSPSPPEDGPDPTPPRLPPPDSPGPTDGIPDPPEPSPSSTSPTPSPTDSQPQPVTPPIRKDVPLPPPPPPSPPRPPAPPRPPKLPDNQAPDICDGDFDTVTVLRGEMFVFKGRWFWRVQRNRVLDNYPMPISVFWNGLPSDIDAAYERHDGKFVFFKDDRFWVFREADVLPEYPQPLHQYGQGVPAHKIDTAIWWEPNEYTYFFSGDRYWRYDEETRTTDRDFPKPINRWGRIPSSPKGVFLSDDGAHTYFYKGTNYWRFDNRRTEAEKGYPRSFLRDFVGCVAAAHPQPDTDTEQGPKYKPVNPSDRGNDEHEEPDGAGDKNENPSSRPDGAEEEEEDKEVNVVVTVADNGSKVMTLIMVIVPLVLILCVLVLIYTILRNKETPGALVHCKRSLQDWV